From Verrucomicrobiota bacterium, the proteins below share one genomic window:
- a CDS encoding sulfurtransferase, which translates to MEHSPGFLKLVNDSKSRVKEITLDQAREQLAKNPQAVLLDVREDHEWQKGHAAEAVHLGKGILERDLEKMFPNPETEIIMYCGGGFRSALTADAAQKMGYRNVYSLMGGYKALAGAGWPIKS; encoded by the coding sequence ATGGAACATTCACCCGGCTTTCTCAAATTGGTCAACGACTCCAAGAGCCGCGTCAAGGAAATCACCCTGGACCAGGCCCGCGAACAACTCGCGAAGAATCCGCAGGCCGTTTTGCTGGACGTGCGCGAGGATCATGAATGGCAAAAGGGCCACGCGGCGGAGGCGGTTCATCTCGGCAAAGGAATCCTGGAACGTGATCTTGAGAAAATGTTTCCCAATCCTGAGACCGAGATCATCATGTATTGTGGGGGCGGATTTCGTTCCGCTTTGACCGCAGACGCCGCGCAGAAAATGGGCTATCGCAACGTCTATTCGCTCATGGGCGGATACAAAGCGCTGGCCGGCGCCGGCTGGCCGATCAAGAGTTAG
- a CDS encoding cupin domain-containing protein codes for MDVKNLDQVPAFTTKDGSEIRELLAHRNSAIRNQSLAEARLGPGASTQEHFHVKAEEIYFITSGQGRMRIEGETRTVGVGDAIAIPPGQKHKIWNLGSEPLRFLCCCAPAYEHSDTVITEAVQ; via the coding sequence ATGGATGTCAAAAACTTAGACCAGGTGCCGGCCTTCACGACGAAGGACGGGTCTGAAATTCGCGAATTGCTGGCTCATCGCAATTCCGCGATCCGCAACCAAAGCCTCGCGGAAGCCCGGCTCGGCCCCGGCGCGAGCACCCAGGAGCATTTCCACGTGAAAGCCGAGGAGATCTATTTCATTACCTCCGGCCAGGGGCGGATGCGGATCGAGGGAGAGACGCGAACGGTCGGGGTCGGCGATGCCATCGCCATCCCGCCCGGCCAAAAACATAAAATCTGGAACCTCGGCTCCGAGCCATTAAGGTTTCTCTGTTGCTGTGCGCCAGCTTACGAGCACAGTGACACGGTGATTACGGAAGCAGTTCAATAA
- a CDS encoding glutaredoxin family protein has translation MKPKRIRLFVRPYCGWCHEAADWLNERGLEFETLDVAANPDARQEMMQISGQGLAPVIDVDGKVLADFDTDQLAAFWEKLEQPAEPL, from the coding sequence ATGAAACCGAAGCGAATCCGATTATTCGTCCGTCCCTACTGCGGCTGGTGCCACGAGGCGGCGGACTGGCTCAACGAACGCGGCCTCGAATTCGAGACGCTCGACGTCGCGGCCAACCCCGACGCGCGCCAGGAAATGATGCAAATCTCGGGACAAGGCCTGGCCCCGGTGATCGACGTGGACGGCAAAGTGCTGGCCGACTTTGACACCGACCAGTTGGCGGCGTTTTGGGAAAAGCTGGAACAACCCGCCGAGCCTTTGTAG
- the lipA gene encoding lipoyl synthase encodes MPEWLRIRLPASDTFSQTRSLLADLKLHTVCESAKCPNHWECWGRGTATFMIAGDRCTRACGFCAVTTAKPLPLETDEPARVAEAVRRMRLKHVVITAVARDDLPDGGAEHFRRTIEAVRAASPGIGIEVLAPDFLDSDCSIETVLAASPDIFNHNLETVRRLTPHVRFRATYERSLSVLRKVKAWRRDSIYTKSGLMLGLGETEEELLTALADLRRAGCDMLTLGQYLQPTLRHLPVVEFVPPSRFDEYRTIAERMGFSHVASGPMVRSSYHADEFKPITHEAP; translated from the coding sequence ATGCCCGAATGGCTGCGCATCCGCCTCCCGGCGAGCGACACATTTTCCCAGACGCGCAGCCTGCTGGCTGATCTCAAGCTGCACACCGTTTGCGAAAGCGCGAAATGCCCCAACCATTGGGAATGCTGGGGCCGGGGCACCGCCACTTTCATGATCGCGGGAGATCGCTGCACCCGGGCGTGCGGCTTTTGCGCCGTGACGACCGCCAAACCGTTGCCGCTCGAAACCGACGAACCCGCGCGCGTCGCCGAGGCCGTCCGGCGCATGCGGCTGAAACATGTCGTGATCACCGCCGTCGCCCGCGACGACTTGCCCGATGGCGGCGCCGAACATTTTCGCCGGACGATCGAAGCGGTGCGTGCGGCTTCGCCGGGCATTGGGATCGAAGTGCTGGCGCCGGATTTTCTCGATTCCGACTGCTCCATCGAGACCGTGCTGGCGGCGAGCCCGGATATTTTCAACCACAACCTGGAAACCGTGCGGCGGCTGACGCCCCACGTCCGATTTCGCGCGACGTATGAGCGCTCTCTAAGCGTGTTGCGGAAGGTCAAGGCCTGGCGGCGCGACTCGATCTACACCAAGTCAGGACTCATGCTGGGGTTGGGGGAAACCGAAGAAGAATTGCTCACCGCGCTGGCGGATTTGCGCCGCGCCGGTTGCGACATGCTGACGCTAGGCCAATACTTGCAGCCAACACTGCGCCATTTGCCCGTGGTCGAATTCGTCCCGCCCTCGCGGTTCGACGAGTATCGAACGATCGCGGAACGAATGGGGTTTTCGCACGTGGCCAGCGGCCCCATGGTCCGCAGCTCGTATCACGCCGATGAGTTTAAACCGATCACCCATGAGGCTCCGTAG
- a CDS encoding Rieske (2Fe-2S) protein gives MSKDPIHRREFIKVLALTTAYSRLRDGDWFGTVLAEVSAQARPTVGILRLNIDDFPALRNDFGSVRIGTSRLAANVPAGLFYPMLINRAPGGQFYALNSECTHAGCAVPVFSRASNSSTCPCHGSRFAIDGRAITGPASFPLQSYKTSFDGANRLAIEIPDWPHEIAGSIVNGGAALPPRLQLKFLAFANLEFEVLFRASLSEPWKQVPFALTPDGAASQTVFPGIDDFANLYVDRTGGAGFYAVAIRIRPV, from the coding sequence ATGAGTAAGGATCCAATCCACCGCCGGGAATTCATCAAAGTGTTAGCGCTTACGACGGCGTATTCCAGATTGCGGGACGGCGATTGGTTCGGGACGGTTCTCGCGGAGGTGTCCGCCCAGGCCCGGCCAACTGTCGGAATCCTGCGTTTGAATATCGACGACTTCCCCGCCTTGCGAAATGACTTCGGCTCGGTGCGGATCGGCACCAGCCGGCTGGCGGCGAACGTCCCGGCAGGTTTGTTTTATCCCATGCTGATCAACCGCGCGCCGGGAGGGCAATTCTACGCGCTCAATTCCGAGTGCACCCATGCGGGGTGCGCCGTGCCGGTGTTCAGCCGGGCTTCCAACTCCAGCACCTGCCCGTGCCACGGTTCGCGGTTCGCGATCGATGGCCGCGCGATCACTGGCCCGGCTTCGTTTCCGTTGCAGTCGTACAAAACGAGTTTCGACGGAGCCAATCGGCTCGCGATCGAGATTCCCGATTGGCCGCACGAAATCGCCGGTTCAATCGTGAACGGGGGCGCGGCCTTGCCCCCGCGTTTGCAATTGAAGTTCCTGGCCTTCGCAAATCTCGAATTTGAAGTGCTCTTTCGAGCGTCGCTCTCTGAACCCTGGAAGCAAGTCCCCTTCGCGCTCACGCCGGATGGCGCCGCAAGCCAGACGGTTTTCCCCGGCATCGACGACTTCGCAAATCTCTACGTGGATCGAACCGGCGGCGCCGGCTTCTACGCCGTCGCGATCCGAATCCGGCCGGTGTAG
- the argH gene encoding argininosuccinate lyase translates to MKRKRKSPPVSRSGRFSAGPEADAAQFTESVSFDRRLWRYDILGSMAHATMLQKIGLLTKAERNAIVQGLEQIGQEIAAGTFRWRTDLEDVHMNIEAALTRRVAAGAKLHTGRSRNDQVALDMRLWLRDQLAALARELQDLQTALVELGARNASVVLPGYTHLQRAQPVYFAHHMLAYVEMFERDHQRLSECFQRVNICPLGSGAIAGSTLPLDREMVATLLGFVDSRNRPRLTQNSMDAVSDRDFAIEFCASAALIALHLSRLAEDLILWATAEFNFIKIGDAYTTGSSLMPQKKNPDIAELSRGKAGRVFGNLVALLTLLKGLPMTYNRDLQEDKERVFDTADTVRSTARLMAGMLRHTSVERENCLRAASDPGLLATDLVDHLVRKGRSFREAHHDIGKLVALAEQTGKRLDELSLAKLRSVDPKLNTEALKIFDLHQALARRNLTGAPGTREVKRQLERWMMRLDGTKNAK, encoded by the coding sequence GTGAAGCGAAAGAGAAAGAGTCCCCCTGTTTCCCGAAGCGGACGCTTTAGCGCCGGTCCCGAAGCGGATGCGGCCCAATTTACCGAGTCCGTTTCATTTGACCGGCGGCTCTGGCGGTACGACATCCTCGGTTCGATGGCCCACGCCACCATGCTGCAAAAGATCGGCCTGCTCACCAAGGCGGAACGGAACGCCATCGTGCAAGGACTCGAACAGATCGGGCAAGAGATCGCCGCCGGCACGTTTCGCTGGAGAACCGATCTGGAGGACGTGCACATGAATATCGAAGCCGCGTTGACCCGGCGGGTCGCGGCGGGCGCGAAGCTCCACACGGGCCGTTCGCGCAACGACCAGGTCGCGCTCGATATGCGGCTCTGGCTCCGGGACCAGCTTGCCGCCCTGGCGCGCGAGCTCCAGGATTTGCAGACGGCGTTGGTCGAACTTGGTGCCAGGAATGCGAGCGTCGTCTTGCCGGGCTACACCCACTTGCAACGCGCGCAGCCGGTCTATTTCGCCCATCACATGCTTGCTTACGTGGAGATGTTCGAGCGCGATCACCAGCGGCTCTCCGAATGTTTTCAGCGCGTCAACATCTGCCCGCTGGGCAGCGGCGCGATCGCCGGCTCGACGTTGCCGTTGGATCGCGAGATGGTCGCGACGCTGCTGGGCTTCGTCGATTCCCGGAACCGTCCGCGGCTCACCCAGAATTCGATGGACGCCGTGAGTGATCGGGATTTTGCGATTGAATTCTGCGCTTCGGCGGCCTTGATCGCGCTTCACCTCTCGCGGTTGGCGGAAGATTTGATTCTCTGGGCTACGGCGGAGTTCAACTTCATCAAGATTGGCGACGCCTACACGACCGGCTCGTCGCTCATGCCGCAAAAGAAAAACCCGGATATCGCGGAGCTCTCACGCGGCAAAGCGGGCCGCGTTTTTGGAAATCTGGTGGCGTTGCTCACGCTCCTCAAGGGATTGCCCATGACTTACAATCGCGATCTCCAGGAAGACAAAGAGCGTGTGTTCGACACCGCGGACACGGTGCGATCCACCGCGCGCTTGATGGCAGGGATGCTGCGCCACACGAGTGTCGAAAGAGAAAACTGTCTGCGAGCCGCGAGCGATCCCGGCCTGCTGGCCACCGACCTGGTAGATCACCTGGTGCGGAAGGGCCGGTCGTTTCGCGAGGCGCACCATGATATCGGAAAACTCGTGGCACTGGCCGAGCAAACTGGCAAACGGCTCGATGAACTGTCCCTGGCCAAGTTGCGTTCGGTTGATCCAAAGCTGAACACCGAGGCCTTGAAAATCTTCGATCTCCATCAAGCGCTGGCGCGGAGGAATTTGACCGGCGCGCCAGGAACCCGGGAAGTAAAGCGGCAATTGGAGCGATGGATGATGAGGTTAGATGGAACCAAGAACGCCAAATGA